The DNA sequence CAAGGTGGTGACGAATGGCGAGAGCAGGGAACCGAGAAACGGCACCACGCCGCAGACCATCGAGATGCCGAACACGATCAGCGTCAGCACGATCCACAAGCCGGGCATTTTCATGAACAGCGCCCAGCTTTCGGTTATCCACTCGAGGCCTCGCCCCGCAGACAAGCTGCGCGCCGGGGCGGAAGAGGAGTCGGGATTTTCGATGCTCATCGGATTTCTCCTGTGTTGCGCGGGTGTGACCACTGTTATTGGTTCAGGATAGTACGCAGCTTCTCAGATCACGGCCAGTGACAGTCCGCCGTCGACCGTCAGCACCGAGCCGGTCATGTAGGAAGAGGCAGCAGAGGCCAGCAGCAGTATCGCACCGGCCAGTTCGCCTGGCTCGCCGAGCCGACGCTGCGGAATGCGTTTGATCATGCGCGCGCCGGTTTCCGATTCGAGATAGTCGCTGGCCATGTCGGTGTGGTAATAGCCGGGCGCGAGCGCATTCACGCGGATGCCGTGGCGCGCCCATTCGAGCGCCATCGAGCGCGTGAGCTGGATCAGGCCGGCCTTGGCGGCGGAATAGGGCGCCGTTGCCTTCTGCACCGCGCTGCCGAGAATCGAGGCGATATTGATGATCGAGCCGCCCCTGCCGCCGGCAATCATCTGCTGCGCCGCGGCGCGCGCCACCAGCCACGCGCCTTTCAGGTTAGCGTCCATGACACGGTCCCATTCGTCTTCAGTGATCTCGAGCAACATCCGGTCGGCGGCCGCGCCCGCGTTGTTGATCAGCACATCGAGCGGCGCGCGCAGAGTGGCAAAGGTCCTGGTTACGCTGGCGGCATCGCTGACATCCAGCGCCACGCAATCCGCGCTACCGCCGGTGGCGCGTATCTCGGCAGCGGTTGCCTCGAGGTTGTCGATGCGCCGCGCCGCGAGTGTCAGGTGGGCGCCGGCCGCGCTCAGCGTGAGTGCGAACTGGCGCCCGAGACCAGTGCCGCCACCCGTGATCATGACGTGTCTGGCGGACATATCGAACAGTGACAGGGGCATGCAATGATCCTCCGCTTGGTTCAGCGCCGCACCGCGGGCTCGTACCTGTCGAGAAACAGCCGTGGCATGCGCACTGGCTTTCCGCTCGAGATACGGATGCAGACCAGTTCCCAGTCGCCGCGAAACACGGTGGCCGCATCGCGCACCCGGCGCATCTGGAAGTGACGCCTCATCTGCAGGCGCGCATCGCTGGCGGTGATCCAGGTGCCGATCTCGAGTTCCTCGCCCTCGAGGGCGGCGTCAAGATATTCGTAAGTCGCCGTGCGCACCGCCATAGCGCGGTCGAGTTCGCGGTAGGCGGAAGGCGCGACGCCGAGGTGTTCGGAATGAGCCCACGCCACGTCCTGGCACCAGTTCACGTAGACCGCGTTGTTGGCATGTGCCAGTACATCGATATGCGTGCCCAGCACGCGCACGGTCTGCGTGAACGGATCGGGAAAATCCCAGGCGCTCATTTCTTGGTCAGCTTGTCCAGGTAGCCCATGGCAAAGGCCGAGGCCACGAAGGTCAGGTGGATCAGGGTGAACCACATCAGCTTGTCATTGGCGGTTTTCTCGGCGTTCATGAAGATCCTCAGCAGGTGGATCGAGGAAATCGCGACGATGCTCACCGCGATTTTCAAC is a window from the Gammaproteobacteria bacterium genome containing:
- a CDS encoding acyl-CoA thioesterase; the protein is MSAWDFPDPFTQTVRVLGTHIDVLAHANNAVYVNWCQDVAWAHSEHLGVAPSAYRELDRAMAVRTATYEYLDAALEGEELEIGTWITASDARLQMRRHFQMRRVRDAATVFRGDWELVCIRISSGKPVRMPRLFLDRYEPAVRR
- a CDS encoding SDR family oxidoreductase, with protein sequence MPLSLFDMSARHVMITGGGTGLGRQFALTLSAAGAHLTLAARRIDNLEATAAEIRATGGSADCVALDVSDAASVTRTFATLRAPLDVLINNAGAAADRMLLEITEDEWDRVMDANLKGAWLVARAAAQQMIAGGRGGSIINIASILGSAVQKATAPYSAAKAGLIQLTRSMALEWARHGIRVNALAPGYYHTDMASDYLESETGARMIKRIPQRRLGEPGELAGAILLLASAASSYMTGSVLTVDGGLSLAVI